One segment of Macrotis lagotis isolate mMagLag1 chromosome 1, bilby.v1.9.chrom.fasta, whole genome shotgun sequence DNA contains the following:
- the GPR17 gene encoding uracil nucleotide/cysteinyl leukotriene receptor encodes MKSLAVDPSNQFNNSLDAFEQCGKETPLENVLFASFYLLDFILAFVGNTLALWLFIRDQKSGTPANVFLMHLAVADLSFVLVLPTRLVYHFSGNHWPFGEIPCRLTGFLFYLNMYASIYFLTCISVDRFLAIVHPIKSIKLRRPLYAHLTCAFLWVVVAVAMAPLLVSAQTVEVNSTTVCLQLYREKASRNALVSLAVAFTFPFVTTVTCYLLIIRSLRSGHRVEKHLKDKAIKMIIMVLMIFLVCFVPYHVNRYIYVLQYDGTRASCEAQRVLALSNRITSCLTSLNGALDPVMYFFVAEKFRDALCNLLCGKRAMTLPPSFEGKTNESSLSAKSEL; translated from the coding sequence ATGAAAAGCCTGGCAGTGGACCCTTCAAACCAATTCAACAATTCCCTGGATGCTTTTGAGCAATGTGGCAAAGAAACACCCTTGGAAAATGTTCTTTTTGCCTCCTTCTATCTTCTGGATTTCATCCTGGCCTTTGTTGGCAATACACTTGCCCTCTGGCTCTTTATCCGGGACCAAAAATCGGGCACCCCAGCCAATGTTTTTCTGATGCATCTTGCTGTGGCCGATTTATCATTTGTGCTGGTACTTCCTACCCGACTTGTTTATCATTTTTCTGGAAACCACTGGCCATTTGGAGAAATCCCATGCCGCCTCACCGGCTTCCTCTTCTACCTCAACATGTACGCCAGCATCTACTTTCTCACATGCATCAGTGTTGACCGTTTCCTTGCCATTGTGCACCCTATCAAGTCCATCAAACTCCGCAGGCCTCTCTATGCCCACCTGACCTGTGCCTTCCTCTGGGTGGTGGTGGCTGTGGCCATGGCCCCACTGCTGGTCAGCGCACAGACAGTGGAAGTGAACAGCACAACCGTCTGCCTGCAGCTTTACCGAGAGAAAGCCTCACGGAACGCTCTTGTATCCTTGGCCGTGGCATTTACCTTCCCCTTCGTCACCACTGTCACCTGCTACTTGCTGATCATTCGGAGTTTGCGCAGTGGCCACCGGGTGGAGAAACACCTCAAGGACAAAGCCATCAAGATGATCATCATGGTGCTCATGATCTTCCTGGTATGTTTTGTGCCATATCATGTCAACAGATACATCTATGTCCTCCAGTATGATGGCACCCGGGCCTCCTGTGAGGCTCAGCGGGTCCTGGCCCTCAGTAACCGTATCACGTCCTGCCTCACTAGCCTCAATGGTGCCTTGGACCCTGTCATGTATTTTTTTGTGGCTGAGAAGTTTCGTGATGCTTTGTGTAACTTGCTTTGTGGCAAAAGGGCCATGACCCTGCCACCAAGTTTTGAGGGAAAGACAAATGAGAGCTCCCTAAGTGCTAAATCTGAACTGTGA